In the genome of Succinivibrio dextrinosolvens, the window GAGTATTCAAATCAACCTATTACTGGCATGTTTTTGTACATGGAATCGGTGCAGGACAGATTTATGCTTACCGAGTCACGAAAGCTGTAGATGATTCAGACTCAGTTGCCATTGGCAAGGTTTTGATTGATCCGTACGCAAAAAGAATTCTGTTTCCAGATCAGTACGATCGTTTCGCCATTGGAGATGAAAAGAGAATCTTCAGAAATTCACTGAAGTGTGCAGTTGTAGATATTGATGATTATGACTGGGGTATTGATTCTTATCCTAACCACTCACTAGAAAACACCATTATCTATGAGATGCATGTGAAAGGATTCACTGCTGACAAATCTTCTGGTCTTCCTGATAACATCAAAGGAACCTACAGAGGTCTTATAGAAAAAATCCCTTATCTGGTGGAACTGGGTATTACCACCGTTGAGCTGATGCCTATATATCAGTTTGATGAAAACGATGCCCGTCCAGGAATGAAAAACTACTGGGGCTACTCACCTATGGGCTTCTTTGCTCCTCATGACTGTTTCAGCTCTGATAAATCCATCATGGGACCATTAAATGAGTTCCGAGATATGGTTAAGGCACTCCACAAAAACGGTATAGAAGTTATTTTGGACGTTGTCTACAATCATACCTCAGAGGGTGATGACAACGGACCTACTTACAGTTTTAAGGGGTTAGACAAGAACGGTTACTATATTGTCAAAGACGGCTATCACCAGAACTACTCCGGCTGTGGAAATTCTCTTAACGCCAATCGTCCGATTGTAAGACGAATGATTATTGAATCGCTGGAATTCTGGCATCAGAAGATGCATGTTGACGGATTCAGATTTGATCTTGCATCAATTCTTACCCGCGATAAAAACGGCATGCCAATGAATGACAACACTACCCTGCTGACAATTGATGCAGATTACCAGCTAGCAGAAGCAAAGCTTATTGCAGAGCCTTGGGATGCGGGTGGATTATATCAGTTAGGAGCAATATCCGGCAGTAAGTGGAGAGAATGGAACGGACAGTTCAGAGATGATGTTCGCTCCTTTATGAGAGGCGACTGTGGAAAAATTAAGAACTTTATTCTTCGTCTACTTGGCTCTCCTGATATTTACAATGAGCATGAGGTAGATCCACAGAAATCCATTAATTTTGTAACCTGTCATGATGGATTCACTC includes:
- the glgX gene encoding glycogen debranching protein GlgX, with product MINKQFIISRGNCHHLGATIEKNGVNFAFWSPYAQEVDLLLFDNVNDDSPYVVHLSSRVFKSTYYWHVFVHGIGAGQIYAYRVTKAVDDSDSVAIGKVLIDPYAKRILFPDQYDRFAIGDEKRIFRNSLKCAVVDIDDYDWGIDSYPNHSLENTIIYEMHVKGFTADKSSGLPDNIKGTYRGLIEKIPYLVELGITTVELMPIYQFDENDARPGMKNYWGYSPMGFFAPHDCFSSDKSIMGPLNEFRDMVKALHKNGIEVILDVVYNHTSEGDDNGPTYSFKGLDKNGYYIVKDGYHQNYSGCGNSLNANRPIVRRMIIESLEFWHQKMHVDGFRFDLASILTRDKNGMPMNDNTTLLTIDADYQLAEAKLIAEPWDAGGLYQLGAISGSKWREWNGQFRDDVRSFMRGDCGKIKNFILRLLGSPDIYNEHEVDPQKSINFVTCHDGFTLYDLVCYSEKHNFDNGENNNDGNNANYSANYGFEGPSDDKTLKKLRLRQAKNFMAITMLSYGTPMICMGDEVLRSQKGNNNAYCQDNELSYLKWEYNEDQKNMLSYTQRIIELRRQGQLSPHGNDNYNNKLDNALKNAKIQWHGTKPFQPDWSDMSHSVGFLFRHKTADVYAYVYVNAFWEDLTIELPSVPGHLHRNWYQYLNTALQSGKEVSNFYMSRRYRAGDKIKVKNHSILMLICPAT